A section of the Pectinophora gossypiella chromosome 11, ilPecGoss1.1, whole genome shotgun sequence genome encodes:
- the LOC126370757 gene encoding uncharacterized protein LOC126370757, translating into MTDSPDEVNLLIGADFSGLLFTGNVIQLENNLTAINTKLGWTVQGPITGIYSSVTNSATTLHCLTKIDLTDLWTLEAIGITDPAMQATKSAREQEILRTFEENLRVNEEGRYEASLPWRDVPRPHANYDLAKKRMDSTMTRLKQLGKTELE; encoded by the exons ATGACTGACTCTCCCGACGAGGTAAATTTACTGATTGGTGCGGACTTCTCTGGGTTACTTTTTACGGGTAACGTTATACAACTGGAGAATAACTTGACCGCAATAAACACGAAATTAGGGTGGACAGTGCAAGGTCCAATAACTGGGATTTACAGCTCTGTGACAAACTCAGCCACGACTCTTCACTGTTTAACAAAGATTGACCTTACAGATTTATGGACTCTGGAGGCGATAGGCATTACCGATCCCGCGATGCAAGCAACCAAGTCTGCTCGCGAGCAGGAGATTCTCCGAACCTTCGAGGAGAACTTAAGGGTCAACGAAGAAGGTCGTTACGAGGCGAGTTTGCCTTGGCGTGATGTTCCGCGTCCACATGCCAACTATGATCTTGCCAAGAAGAGGATGGACAGCACCATGACTCGTCTCAAACAACTTG GAAAAACAGAATTGGAGTGA